In the genome of Longimicrobium sp., the window AAGACTATCCTGTGCGGCGCCCGTATTCAAGGGCACCGCATGGGTTTGCGACGAATCCCCACGTGGTTAGGTTGGGGATGGAAGGGGGATGCGGGACGGGCGATTCGATGCGGAGGCGGGGACGATGAGCGGCACCGTGCGCGGGTTCTACGACGCCAACGTGGAGACGGAATGGGGGCGGCTCGACCTCCCGCTCTGCCGCGTGGAGATGGCCGGCACGCTCCGCCTGGTCGACCGCTGGTTCCCGCCCGGCGGCGACGTGGTGGACGCCGGCTCCGGCCCCGGCCGCTACGCGCTGGAGCTCGCGCGCCGCGGCTTCCGCGTCACGCTGGTGGACCTGTCGCCCGGGCTGGTCCAGCGCGCGCGGCAGGCGTTCGCGGACGCGGACCTCGAGGCGGTCGACTTCATCGCCAGCGACGCGCAGGATCTTTCCGCCGTCGCCGACGCGAGCTGCGACGCGGCGCTGATGCTGGGGCCGCTGTATCACCTCACCGGGGCCGGCGCGCGGATGCGGGCGCTGGGCGAGCTGCGGCGCGTGCTGAAGCCGGGCGGCGTGGCCATCGCCGCGTACCTGAACGCGTGGGGACTGCTGCGCACCGGCATCGGCGACTTTCCGCGCTGGTACCAGGACGACGAGGTGCTGCGGGGGATGCTGCAGCCGCAGTCGCTGTCGCAGGAGCGCCTGCGCCGGTTCACCGAGGCGCACTGGAGCACCCCGCCCGCCGCGATGGAGGAGCTGCGCGCCGCCGGCTTCGCGATCGAGACCTACGCCGGCGCGGAGGGCTTCCTCGGCGGGATGCGGCCCATGGTCGAGGCGCTCGCGGAGAGCGATCCCGCCGCGTACGCCAACGTCCTCGCCTTCGCCGCCGAGACGGGCGAGCTCCCGCAGTACCGCGACGCCACCGACCATCTCCACTTCGTCGTCCGCAAGGTCGACGAGGGCTGATGGTGGGGTATCGCACCGTAGAAGGAGGAGGACGTCATCCCGAGGCCGGCCAGACCGAAGCCGCGTCCACGCAACAGGTTGCAGGCCGAGGGATCTATAGCCCGTCGCCGCACGATCGCAGCGGTGACGCACCGTCGGCCGATGCGGGGTAGAAGAGAAGTCGTCGAACGGGGGATTGCCCACCCGTGGACGCCCGTCGGGTGTCATCCTGAGGGCGCGAAGCGCGTAACTCTCGTCCAAGCCGTGACCTGTCGCGCCCGAAGGATCTACTCGACGCGCGATGAAATTCGTGTGACGAGAGGCCTGTCCGCGGGGGCGAGTAGATCCTTCGGTCGGCGCCCACGTTCGGTGTGGACGCGAGTTCTGTGCGGCGCCCTCAGGCTCAGGATGACATCGCCGTATCGGCGCGCATCCCCAGTGTCGTGCAAGGCCGGGTATAGATCCTTCGGCCTGCAAGCGACGGTGAGGGACGAAAGTGCGGTCTGGCCGGCCTCAGGATGACGTCGGCCGAGGGTTTCGCGGGAGCTATTCAAGACGGTGATCCCATGACGATACTGGAAGCGGAGCGGGAGATCTCGCTCTCCACGGACGAGAGCGTGCGCTACTCGCGGCACCTGATCCTGCCGGAGGTGGGGCCCGAGGGGCAGCGGCGGCTCAAGGCGGGGCGCGTGCTGGTCGTCGGCGCCGGCGGGCTGGGCTCGCCCGTGGCGATGTACCTCGCGGCCGCGGGCGTGGGGACGATCGGAATCGCCGACTTCGACGTCGTCGACACGACCAATCTCCAGCGCCAGATCATCCACGGCACCCGCGACGTCGGCCGCCCCAAGCTCGACAGCGCGCGCGACCGCATCGCCGAGATCAATCCCCACGTCGCCGTGGTCCCCCACGCGGAGCGGCTGACCTCGGCCAACGCGCTCGACGTGGTCGGCGAGTACGACGTGGTGGTCGACGGGACGGACAACTTCCCCACCCGCTACCTCCTGAACGACGCCGGCGTGCTGCTGGGCAAGCCCGTCGTCTACGGCTCCATCCTGCGCTGGGAGGGGCAGGCGTCGGTCTTCCACGCGGGCCACGGGCCGTGCTACCGCTGCCTCTTCGCCGAGCCGCCGCCGCCGGGGCTGGTGCCCAACTGCGCCGAGGGCGGGGTGCTGGGCGTGCTCCCCGGCATCATCGGCAGCATCCAGGCGTGCGAGGCCATCAAGCTGCTGCTGGGCGCGGGCGAGACCCTCACGGGCCGTCTATTGATTTTCGACGCGCTCCGGATGAGGTTCCGGGAGATGCGCCTGCGGCGCGACCCCGCCTGCCCCGCGTGCGGCGAGAGCCCCACCGTGCGCGGGCTGATCGACTACGAGCGCTTCTGCGGCATCGCCCCGCAGGCGCCTGGGAAGGG includes:
- the moeB gene encoding molybdopterin-synthase adenylyltransferase MoeB, producing the protein MTILEAEREISLSTDESVRYSRHLILPEVGPEGQRRLKAGRVLVVGAGGLGSPVAMYLAAAGVGTIGIADFDVVDTTNLQRQIIHGTRDVGRPKLDSARDRIAEINPHVAVVPHAERLTSANALDVVGEYDVVVDGTDNFPTRYLLNDAGVLLGKPVVYGSILRWEGQASVFHAGHGPCYRCLFAEPPPPGLVPNCAEGGVLGVLPGIIGSIQACEAIKLLLGAGETLTGRLLIFDALRMRFREMRLRRDPACPACGESPTVRGLIDYERFCGIAPQAPGKGAEMNGQMAEITPTELKERLDRGDEVTVIDVREPFEWEIGNLGRYGARLIPMNDLAGRVDEVPRDQDVVLMCRSGARSGRMLEMLRDQGFERLWNLKGGILAWSDQVDPSIPKY
- a CDS encoding class I SAM-dependent methyltransferase; the protein is MRDGRFDAEAGTMSGTVRGFYDANVETEWGRLDLPLCRVEMAGTLRLVDRWFPPGGDVVDAGSGPGRYALELARRGFRVTLVDLSPGLVQRARQAFADADLEAVDFIASDAQDLSAVADASCDAALMLGPLYHLTGAGARMRALGELRRVLKPGGVAIAAYLNAWGLLRTGIGDFPRWYQDDEVLRGMLQPQSLSQERLRRFTEAHWSTPPAAMEELRAAGFAIETYAGAEGFLGGMRPMVEALAESDPAAYANVLAFAAETGELPQYRDATDHLHFVVRKVDEG